One Catharus ustulatus isolate bCatUst1 chromosome 2, bCatUst1.pri.v2, whole genome shotgun sequence genomic window carries:
- the TSC22D1 gene encoding TSC22 domain family protein 1 isoform X4: MDLVKSHLMYAVREEVEVLKEQIKELIEKNSQLEQENTLLKTLASPEQLAQFQAQLQTGSPPSSSQSQGTTQQPAQPASQGSGPSA, from the exons ATG GATCTGGTAAAGAGTCACTTGATGTATGCAGTGAGGGAGGAAGTGGAGGTCCTCAAAGAGCAAATCAAAGAGCTCATAGAGAAGAACTCGCAGCTGGAGCAAGAAAACACTCTGCTAAAAACACttgccagccccgagcagctTGCCCAGTTCCAAGCACAGCTGCAGACTGGTTCTCCACCCTCCTCTTCCCAGTCACAAGGGACAACACAGCAGCCTGCTCAGCCGGCATCACAGGGCTCAGGGCCTTCAGCATAG
- the TSC22D1 gene encoding TSC22 domain family protein 1 isoform X3 encodes MNAQCCRPVAMDLGVYQLRHFSISFLSSLLGTDNSSLRLDSSSSGASVVAIDNKIEQAMDLVKSHLMYAVREEVEVLKEQIKELIEKNSQLEQENTLLKTLASPEQLAQFQAQLQTGSPPSSSQSQGTTQQPAQPASQGSGPSA; translated from the exons ATGAATGCCCAATGTTGTAGACCGGTGGCAATGGATCTAGGAGTTTATCAACTAAGACACTTCTCGATTTCGTTCTTATCGTCCTTGCTGGGCACCGACAACTCGTCTCTGAGGCTCGACAGTAG CTCCTCTGGTGCAAGCGTAGTAGCTATCGACAACAAAATCGAGCAAGCGATG GATCTGGTAAAGAGTCACTTGATGTATGCAGTGAGGGAGGAAGTGGAGGTCCTCAAAGAGCAAATCAAAGAGCTCATAGAGAAGAACTCGCAGCTGGAGCAAGAAAACACTCTGCTAAAAACACttgccagccccgagcagctTGCCCAGTTCCAAGCACAGCTGCAGACTGGTTCTCCACCCTCCTCTTCCCAGTCACAAGGGACAACACAGCAGCCTGCTCAGCCGGCATCACAGGGCTCAGGGCCTTCAGCATAG